The following is a genomic window from Pectobacterium carotovorum.
CGATCCTGGCCTGAAACGTCGTGCTGAGAAAATGCTGGCTGGCTTCGACAATATCAGTGCTGGACAGGCTGCGGTTCAGCGCCTTGGACATCTCGTACAGATGGCGCACGCGCTGCTCACGATAACGGGCGACTCTGGCCTGATAGCGTACACCTGCGGTCAGATTACCGACCAGCAGGCCGACGCCGAGCATCACGGCAAAGGTGACCAGATATTGCGCATCCGACACGGCAAACGTGCCGCGCGGCAGAATAAAGAAGAGATCGAAACTGGCGACGTTGATGACGGCGGCGAACACCGACGGCCAGCGGCCAAAGAAGAGCGCAACAATCACCACGGCCAGCAGATAAATCATCACCAGATTGACCGGTTCCAGCATGGCAAACGGCGACCACGAGGCGAGTAGGGTGATCAAGGCGCACAGCAGCGTGGCGAGCCCGCAGCCAAACAGCTGCATACGCCATTTTTCTACCAGCCCGCGCGCATCGGGCGTTTTAATCGGCGCGGCTGGCACGTCGTCCTGCACGGCGACTACAACCAGATCGAGATCCGGCCCCAGTCGGCCGAGCCGTTCGGCAAAGCGAGTGCGCCACCACCAGCCGAAGCGCTGCTCTACGTGGCGACCAATGACGATCTTGCCGAGGTTGTGCTCACGCGCGTAGCGCAGGACGGCAAGCTCCTCGTCGGGTTCGGACAGCGTCACCGTTTCTGCCCCTAAATCCTGAGCCAGCTTGAGCGCCCGCAAGATGGCGCGCCGTTGCGGTTCAGGCAAGCGGTGCAGGCGCGGGGTTTCGACGTAAACGGCGTGCCAGGCGCTGCCTAACCGCGCTGCCAGTCGTGCCGCTGTTCGCACCAGTTTTTCATTACCCGTGCCGTGGCCGATGCATAACAGAATGGCATCGCGCGTATGCCAGACCTGCTCGCGCCCTTGTCCGGCACGCATGGCGCGCATTTGATCGTCAACCCGATCCGCCATGCGCCGCAGCGCCAGCTCGCGCAGGGCGATTAAATTGCCTTTGCGGAAAAAATTCTCGACGGCGCGCTCGGCCTGTAGCGGCAGATACACTTTGCCCTCATTCAGGCGCTGCCGCAGATCGTCCGGCGGCAAGTCCACCAGAATGACTTCGCTGGCCTGATCGAATATCGGGTCCGGTACGGTTTCTCGTACCCGAATCCCCGTAACGCCGCCGACCACATCGTTCAGGCTTTCCAGATGCTGAACATTTACCGTCGTAAAGACGTCGATACCGGCATCGAGCAGTTCCTGCACGTCCTGCCAGCGCTTGGGATGACGCGATCCGCTCACGTTGCTGTGCGCTAACTCGTCGATCAGAATCAGCGCCGGACAGCGTGCCAGCGCCGCATCCAGATCGAACTCGACAGTATGGCGACCATGGTGGCGAAAATGCTTGAGCGGCAGCAGCGGTAAACCCTCCAGCAGCGCAGCCGTTTCGCTGCGGCCGTGGGTCTCGACCACGCCGACAAGAATATCCAGCCCTTGTGCACGCAGCCGCTGGGCTTCCTGCAACATGGAATAGGTTTTTCCGACGCCCGCACAGGCGCCAAAAAAGATCTTCAGCTTGCCGCGCGGTGGCGCACCGACCTGAGCTAGCAGGCTATCGGGATCCGGGCGACGATCTTCACCGTCAATCATGTTCTATCCCTTATTAGCGCGGCCTGAACGATGGTCAGGCCGCAGCAAAGACGGCGGGGAGTCTGGCTCCCCGTATAGTCACTAATAATAACGCACTGTCGATTAAGGCAGAGGTTTTTCCTTATCCAGCGCCAGGTTCAGCAGCAAGACATTGACCGCCGGCTGCCCAATGAACGCGGGCTTACTCGTTTCGGTAAAGCGATCGATCAATTGCTGCACCTGCTGGAGCGACATTCCTCTGGCCTGCGCGATGTAGAGCGCCTGATAGCGTGCGGCTTCTGGGGAAATCTGCGGATCCAGCCCGCTGCCGGATGCCGTCAACAGTTCAGCAGGCACCGGCTGCTGATTGCCAACCAACTGATGCCAATGCGCGGCGCGTTCACCGATCTGTTTGTCCAGCGCTGGATTGCTGGCGGCTAGATTGCTACCGCCGGACGCCAGCGCGTTATAAGGCGCATCTGACGTGGCGGAAGGACGCCCCTGAAAATAGCCCGCTCGACTGAATGACTGCCCGATCAGGGATGACCCCACGGCGGTATTCTCACGGTAAATCAGCGATCCGTTTGCCTGTGTCGGGAACAGCCACTGTGCCAGCACCGTTGTCAGCAGCGGGTAGGCCAGACCGGTAAACAGCAGTAATAATAAGAATAAAAACAAAGAGGAACGTAAATAGCGCATAGCGTATACCCGTCAGTCCTTAAGCCAGATTCAGCCCAGTCAGCAACATATCAATAAGCTTGATACCGAGGAACGGCACCAGCAGCCCGCCAAGACCATAAATCCACAGATTGCGGCTTAATTGCGCCGCTGCGCTCATGGGGCGATAGCTAATCCCTTTGAGCGCCAGCGGGATCAGAAACACGATAATCAGCGCATTGAAGATCACCGCCGACAGCATAGCCGAGGTGGGGGAGTGCAACTGCATCACGTTTAACGCATTGAGCTGCGGGTAGGTGGCAGCAAAGGCGGCTGGGATAATGGCGAAATATTTCGCCACGTCGTTGGCGATACTGAACGTCGTCAGCGAGCCACGTGTCATCAGCATCTGCTTACCGATGTGCACCACTTCGATCAGCTTGGTTGGATTGGAGTCCAAATCAACCATGTTGCCTGCTTCTTTTGCTGCCTGCGTGCCGGAGTTCATGGCGACCGCGACATCGGCCTGCGCCAACGCGGGAGCATCGTTCGTGCCGTCGCCCGTCATCGCCACCAGTCTGCCTTCGGCCTGATACTGGCGAATCAGCGCCAGCTTGGTTTCCGGTGTGGCTTCCGCCAGAAAATCATCGACGCCGGCTTCTGCGGCAATCGCCGCTGCGGTGAGCGGATTGTCGCCGGTGATCATCACGGTTTTGATCCCCATACTGCGCAGCTCGGCAAAGCGTTCTTTGATGCCGCTTTTCACGATATCTTTCAGTTCCACCACGCCAAGCACGCGCTTGCCTTCTGCAACGACCAGCGGCGTCCCTCCGCTGCGTGCGACGTTGGAGACGGCTTCTTCGACCTGATGCGGGAAATCGCCATTGTTCGCTTCAATGTAGCGGCGCAGGGCATCGACGGCACCTTTACGAATGGTACGCTGACCAAAATTGACGCCGCTCATGCGTGTCTGCGCCGTAAAGGGAACAAAGGTGGCGTCCAGCGATGTGAGGTCCTGATCTGCCAGATCAAAACGCTGCTTCGCCAGCACTACGATGCTGCGGCCTTCAGGCGTTTCATCCGCCAGGGACGCGAGACGCGCGGCGTCAGCCAGCGCCTGTTCGGTCACACCCGGTGCGGGCAGGAAAGCCGAAGCCTGGCGGTTACCCAGCGTAATGGTGCCGGTTTTATCCAGCAGCAGAACGTCAATATCGCCCGCCGCCTCGACGGCACGCCCGCTGGTGGCAATCACGTTAGCGCCCAGCATCCGACTCATCCCTGCCACGCCGATAGCCGACAGCAGGCCGCCGATGGTGGTGGGGATCAGGCAGACGAGCAGGGCGACCAGTACGGTCACACCGACAACATCGCCGCTATTATTCGCCTGTACGCCGAACCAGGAGAACGGGTAGAGCGTGGCAGTGACCAGCAGGAAGATGAGCGTAAGCTCGATCAGCAGAATGGTCAGCGCGATTTCGTTCGGGGTTTTCCGACGCTGCGCCCCTTCGACCATGGCAATCATCCGGTCAAGGAACGTTTCGCCGGGATTGACGCTGCACTGAATCACCAGCCAGTCGGACAGCACGCGCGTGCCGCCGGTAACGGAAGCGAAATCGCCGCCGGACTCACGGATCACCGGTGCGGATTCTCCGGTGATGGCGCTTTCATCGACGGACGCGCCGCCTTCCAGCACCTCACCGTCGCACGGAATGGTTTCGCCCGCGCTCACCAGCACGATATCGCCCTTGCGCAGGCTATCGGCCGACACCGATTCCGAACTGGCATCGTGATGCGGTGCGGAGAGCTTGTTAGCCCAACTGGTTTTTTTGACGCCTTTCAGCGCGTTTGCCTGCGCTTTGCTGCGACCTTCCGCCAGCGCTTCGGCCATATTGGCGAACAAAACAGTAAACCACAGCCAGAGTGATACCAGCCCGGTAAACATGGCGTTCCCTTCCGTTTTACCGGCCAGAATAGCCAGCCAGACGAGGGTGGTCAGCATACTGCCGAGATACACCACGAACATGACCGGATTGCGCCACTGCACGCGCGGATCGAGTTTCTTCAACGCATCTTTCAGCGCCGAGCGGATTAATGTTCTATCAAACAGCGTTTGCTGTTTACGTTTGCCAACGTGGCGGGAAGCCTCGCCCTGCTGGGCGGAGGTCGGTTCCTGTGTTGCCTGATGATTCATCGTGTGACGAGTCATAAAAAGTCTCCAGCCTTAGTGAGTCAGGCCGAACTGTAAATGTTCAGCGACTGGCCCTAACGCCAGTGCAGGGATAAACGTCAGTGCGCCAATCAGCAGAACGATGGCGATGAGCATGCCGATAAACAGCGGACTGCGGGTGGACAATGAGCCTTTGCTTTCCGGCTGGCGCTTTTTCACAACCAGCGAACCAGCGATAGCCAGCACGGGCACCATGACGGCAAAGCGGCCCAGCAGCATGGCGACAGCGAGCAGAACGTTGTAGAACGGTGTGTTGACGCTCAGGCCAGCAAACGCGCTGCCGTTGTTGTTCGCGGCAGAGGACACGGCATAGAGCACTTCGCTAAAACCGTGTGCACCGGGGTTCAGAATGCCGCTACGTCCGGCTTCCGTACTCAGCGCCAGCGCCGTGCCGAGCAGCACTAACGCAGGGGGAATCAGAATCGCCAGCGCCGTCATCTTCATCTCGTAGACTTCGATCTTTTTGCCCAGATATTCCGGCGAGCGGCCAATCATCAGGCCGGCAATAAAGACGGTCAGAAGGACGAACAGCAGCATGCCGTACAGGCCAGAACCGACGCCACCGAACACCACTTCACCAATCTGCATCAACCACATGGGAACCATGCCGCCAAGCGCGGTGAAAGAGTCGTGCATCGCGTTCACCGCCCCCGTTGAGGTGGCCGTGGTGACAACGGCATACAGGCTGGACGTCAGAACGCCAAAACGCGTCTCTTTACCTTCCAGATTTGCGGTGCTGTCCGCGCCTAATGCCAGCAGATGCGGGTTACCGATGACCTCCATTTTCATCACCACGGCAGCTGCGACGATAAAAATTAGCCCCATGGCCCACAGCAGTGCATGGCCCTGACGGTTGTCACTGACGGCTTTACCAAAGGCGAAGCACAGCGCAGTAGGAATCAACAGGATCGCCAGCATTTGCACGATGTTGCTCAGCGCAGTCGGGTTTTCAAACGGGTGC
Proteins encoded in this region:
- the kdpD gene encoding two-component system sensor histidine kinase KdpD; amino-acid sequence: MIDGEDRRPDPDSLLAQVGAPPRGKLKIFFGACAGVGKTYSMLQEAQRLRAQGLDILVGVVETHGRSETAALLEGLPLLPLKHFRHHGRHTVEFDLDAALARCPALILIDELAHSNVSGSRHPKRWQDVQELLDAGIDVFTTVNVQHLESLNDVVGGVTGIRVRETVPDPIFDQASEVILVDLPPDDLRQRLNEGKVYLPLQAERAVENFFRKGNLIALRELALRRMADRVDDQMRAMRAGQGREQVWHTRDAILLCIGHGTGNEKLVRTAARLAARLGSAWHAVYVETPRLHRLPEPQRRAILRALKLAQDLGAETVTLSEPDEELAVLRYAREHNLGKIVIGRHVEQRFGWWWRTRFAERLGRLGPDLDLVVVAVQDDVPAAPIKTPDARGLVEKWRMQLFGCGLATLLCALITLLASWSPFAMLEPVNLVMIYLLAVVIVALFFGRWPSVFAAVINVASFDLFFILPRGTFAVSDAQYLVTFAVMLGVGLLVGNLTAGVRYQARVARYREQRVRHLYEMSKALNRSLSSTDIVEASQHFLSTTFQARIAVLLADSLHHTSPELAQPARDGQQLIVDHAIARWSFDHRAPAGAGTTTLPGVSYQILPLATTQQIFGVLAIEPNNARQLMIPEQQRLLETFTVLIANALERLHLMQSTENARLDAEREQLRNSLLAALSHDLRTPLTVLFGQAEILTLNLASEGSPYAQQANQIRQHILNTTRLVNNLLDMARIQSDGFNLRKEWQTPEELIGSALQQLESALAKNTIQVNLPDEMVLVYCDAGLVERVFINLLENALKYAGEQATIEISASIIPASLIAESTAPQHDAQESVLEIIVQDNGPGIEIGQESMIFDKFSRGHKESSIPGVGLGLAICQAIVEIHGGRIWAANAKNGGAAFHFTLPLSTPPDLEPEDIEEH
- the kdpC gene encoding potassium-transporting ATPase subunit KdpC, whose translation is MRYLRSSLFLFLLLLLFTGLAYPLLTTVLAQWLFPTQANGSLIYRENTAVGSSLIGQSFSRAGYFQGRPSATSDAPYNALASGGSNLAASNPALDKQIGERAAHWHQLVGNQQPVPAELLTASGSGLDPQISPEAARYQALYIAQARGMSLQQVQQLIDRFTETSKPAFIGQPAVNVLLLNLALDKEKPLP
- the kdpB gene encoding potassium-transporting ATPase subunit KdpB yields the protein MTRHTMNHQATQEPTSAQQGEASRHVGKRKQQTLFDRTLIRSALKDALKKLDPRVQWRNPVMFVVYLGSMLTTLVWLAILAGKTEGNAMFTGLVSLWLWFTVLFANMAEALAEGRSKAQANALKGVKKTSWANKLSAPHHDASSESVSADSLRKGDIVLVSAGETIPCDGEVLEGGASVDESAITGESAPVIRESGGDFASVTGGTRVLSDWLVIQCSVNPGETFLDRMIAMVEGAQRRKTPNEIALTILLIELTLIFLLVTATLYPFSWFGVQANNSGDVVGVTVLVALLVCLIPTTIGGLLSAIGVAGMSRMLGANVIATSGRAVEAAGDIDVLLLDKTGTITLGNRQASAFLPAPGVTEQALADAARLASLADETPEGRSIVVLAKQRFDLADQDLTSLDATFVPFTAQTRMSGVNFGQRTIRKGAVDALRRYIEANNGDFPHQVEEAVSNVARSGGTPLVVAEGKRVLGVVELKDIVKSGIKERFAELRSMGIKTVMITGDNPLTAAAIAAEAGVDDFLAEATPETKLALIRQYQAEGRLVAMTGDGTNDAPALAQADVAVAMNSGTQAAKEAGNMVDLDSNPTKLIEVVHIGKQMLMTRGSLTTFSIANDVAKYFAIIPAAFAATYPQLNALNVMQLHSPTSAMLSAVIFNALIIVFLIPLALKGISYRPMSAAAQLSRNLWIYGLGGLLVPFLGIKLIDMLLTGLNLA
- the kdpA gene encoding potassium-transporting ATPase subunit KdpA codes for the protein MAADAFLLIFGLLLTVLIVAQPLGSGLARLIEGETGAFLQKFEAGTARLFAFDTTEMRWQQYAAAILTLNLIGIVVLFVLLMAQGVLPLNRENMPGLSWHLALNTAISFATNTNWQAYSGENTLSYLSQMVGLTVQNFLSAASGIAVAFALIRAFSRRCVDTLGNAWLDLFRITLYVLLPLSLLLALFFVSQGVLQNLLPYQHLTTLDGAAQTLPMGPVASQEAIKLLGTNGGGFFGANSAHPFENPTALSNIVQMLAILLIPTALCFAFGKAVSDNRQGHALLWAMGLIFIVAAAVVMKMEVIGNPHLLALGADSTANLEGKETRFGVLTSSLYAVVTTATSTGAVNAMHDSFTALGGMVPMWLMQIGEVVFGGVGSGLYGMLLFVLLTVFIAGLMIGRSPEYLGKKIEVYEMKMTALAILIPPALVLLGTALALSTEAGRSGILNPGAHGFSEVLYAVSSAANNNGSAFAGLSVNTPFYNVLLAVAMLLGRFAVMVPVLAIAGSLVVKKRQPESKGSLSTRSPLFIGMLIAIVLLIGALTFIPALALGPVAEHLQFGLTH